A DNA window from Halorubrum sp. DM2 contains the following coding sequences:
- a CDS encoding DUF5794 domain-containing protein: MSTSRHPVALRLEQQVGSATKLLATVMVLPLVDGIFPALVVAGVLGSATGVVETGILIFGGSATAAVILAEMDGSRREMVGSVLLIGAVIIPVAAVEAALAPTLQGLLNLPIFERFAGLVILTIAAKTASSEIGEYLPSPGVIIGLGLVASFDPSGFTLETSTEYVVNGTAAAAVGVAFALSIALLSPHLRGRVDIDRFRFGSAVALGVLALPILLGPFDLMQTDAPVALAVLAVTTLFAYDPNAGALEGTDDDAPDDGNVSDGDDAPDDDDDGSSDGDSTDTEDDLAESPPSDPPLDAPPEGSSPVVDDDVAVLANGGEGRETDDDGTDPFTDDDSRAPWL; encoded by the coding sequence ATGAGCACTTCACGCCACCCCGTCGCCCTGCGATTAGAACAGCAGGTCGGGAGCGCGACGAAGCTGCTCGCGACCGTCATGGTCCTGCCGCTCGTCGACGGCATCTTCCCCGCGCTCGTCGTCGCCGGGGTCCTCGGATCGGCCACGGGCGTCGTCGAGACGGGAATCCTGATCTTCGGCGGTTCGGCGACCGCCGCGGTGATCCTCGCGGAGATGGACGGCTCTCGGCGAGAGATGGTCGGCTCGGTGCTGCTGATCGGCGCGGTCATCATCCCGGTCGCCGCCGTCGAGGCCGCCCTTGCGCCGACCCTTCAGGGGCTCCTGAATCTACCCATCTTCGAGCGGTTCGCCGGGCTAGTGATCTTGACGATCGCCGCCAAGACCGCCAGCTCCGAGATCGGTGAGTACCTGCCGAGTCCGGGCGTGATCATCGGGCTCGGTCTCGTCGCGAGCTTCGATCCGTCGGGATTCACGTTGGAGACGTCGACCGAGTACGTGGTCAACGGGACCGCGGCCGCCGCAGTGGGGGTAGCCTTCGCGCTCTCGATCGCGCTGCTCTCGCCGCACCTCCGCGGCCGCGTCGACATCGACCGGTTCCGGTTCGGCTCGGCGGTCGCGCTGGGCGTACTCGCGCTGCCGATCCTGCTGGGGCCGTTCGATCTCATGCAGACCGACGCGCCGGTCGCGCTCGCGGTGCTCGCGGTGACGACGCTGTTCGCGTACGACCCGAACGCGGGCGCGCTGGAGGGTACCGACGACGACGCGCCGGACGACGGCAACGTGTCCGACGGCGATGACGCACCCGACGACGACGACGACGGATCGTCAGACGGGGACTCGACCGACACCGAAGACGACCTCGCGGAGAGCCCCCCGTCCGACCCGCCCCTCGACGCCCCGCCGGAGGGGTCGTCACCCGTCGTCGACGACGACGTCGCCGTCCTCGCGAACGGCGGCGAGGGACGAGAGACCGACGACGACGGGACGGACCCGTTCACGGACGACGACTCCCGGGCCCCGTGGCTGTGA